A genomic window from Sulfurimonas sp. hsl 1-7 includes:
- the pth gene encoding aminoacyl-tRNA hydrolase, giving the protein MLIVGLGNPGSDYEKTRHNIGFMVIDELRKRLSASTQSSSNFKGELFKFQNPVSLENHFLLKPLTYMNLSGESVVKVKNFYKIDEVVVIHDDLDLPFGTLRFKFGGGHGGHNGLKSIDAHISREYARVRMGIGKPEHKGEVASYVLSDFSPKEQEHLDEWIGHAADAIEFLLKNSLEDTSSQYAKKGSPC; this is encoded by the coding sequence ATGCTTATAGTCGGACTAGGAAACCCTGGATCCGACTATGAAAAAACACGCCATAATATTGGTTTTATGGTAATTGATGAGCTCAGAAAAAGACTGAGTGCTTCTACACAATCCTCTTCAAATTTTAAAGGTGAACTCTTTAAATTTCAAAACCCTGTTTCTTTAGAAAATCATTTTTTATTAAAACCACTTACATATATGAACCTTTCAGGTGAATCTGTTGTAAAAGTAAAGAACTTTTATAAAATAGATGAAGTTGTTGTAATACATGATGATTTAGATCTCCCTTTTGGAACACTCCGTTTTAAATTCGGCGGCGGTCACGGTGGTCATAATGGATTAAAATCGATTGATGCTCATATCTCACGTGAGTATGCACGAGTTAGAATGGGAATAGGCAAACCAGAACATAAAGGGGAGGTTGCTTCTTACGTTTTAAGTGATTTTTCACCTAAAGAACAAGAGCATTTAGATGAGTGGATAGGCCACGCTGCAGATGCAATAGAGTTTTTACTCAAAAACTCTCTAGAAGATACAAGTTCACAGTATGCTAAGAAAGGTTCACCTTGTTAG
- a CDS encoding 50S ribosomal protein L25/general stress protein Ctc, which yields MLEGIVRESTGKKSVKALRRDGYLIANIYGKGVENINAAFKENEYIRAVRNKESIAFPVKVGGNEMNVVVQSYESHAVTGKLLHVDLMVAQPGVETHYMVPVVAQGDAVGLKNKGMVFISKPRLRVKAKIEDLPNEIVVDVTPMDVGDARLIRDLPAIENVTFTDADRVAVLSVIKAK from the coding sequence ATGTTAGAAGGTATAGTTAGAGAGAGTACTGGTAAGAAAAGTGTTAAAGCACTTCGCCGTGATGGTTATCTAATTGCAAATATTTACGGAAAAGGTGTTGAAAATATCAACGCTGCATTCAAAGAAAATGAATATATCCGTGCTGTTCGCAACAAAGAATCTATTGCATTCCCAGTAAAAGTTGGTGGAAATGAGATGAATGTTGTTGTTCAATCATATGAGTCTCACGCAGTTACAGGTAAACTATTACACGTTGATCTAATGGTAGCTCAACCAGGTGTTGAAACACACTACATGGTTCCAGTTGTAGCACAAGGTGATGCTGTTGGTCTTAAAAATAAAGGTATGGTTTTCATTTCTAAACCACGTCTTCGTGTAAAAGCTAAAATCGAAGATTTACCAAATGAAATCGTTGTTGACGTAACTCCTATGGATGTTGGTGATGCAAGACTTATTCGTGACCTTCCAGCAATCGAAAATGTAACTTTCACAGACGCTGACCGTGTTGCGGTTCTAAGTGTGATCAAAGCTAAATAA
- a CDS encoding aminodeoxychorismate synthase component I, translating to MSFQELNAYGKRGEPFLFISDFKGENVEVFSLETLKQNDIEFAIDENYIYKQHPHFLQKQPIDFANYKVKFDQVIENIKAGNTYILNLTQPTPISVDLTLQEIYSVANAHYKLRYKDQFVCFSPEKFIQIKNNKIATFPMKGTIDASIKEAKEKILANEKEMAEHIMIVDLLRNDLSIVAKDVKVEKFRYIDEIVAGEKNLLQVSSHISGIVEENWQERIGDILEALLPAGSISGTPKKSTVELIEKIESYNRGHFTGVFGMFDGKSFDSGVMIRFIEKTANGYLYKSGGGITLDSDVHSEYQEMLDKIYLP from the coding sequence ATGTCATTTCAAGAGTTGAATGCTTATGGGAAAAGGGGTGAACCTTTTTTATTTATAAGCGATTTTAAAGGGGAAAACGTAGAAGTTTTCTCTTTAGAAACATTAAAGCAAAACGATATAGAGTTTGCAATCGATGAAAACTACATCTACAAACAACATCCCCATTTTTTACAAAAACAACCCATAGATTTTGCGAATTACAAAGTAAAATTTGATCAAGTGATCGAAAATATCAAAGCGGGTAATACTTACATTCTTAACTTAACACAGCCAACACCCATCTCAGTTGACTTAACGCTTCAAGAGATCTATAGCGTTGCAAATGCGCATTATAAATTACGATATAAAGATCAGTTTGTTTGTTTCTCACCGGAGAAGTTTATACAAATTAAAAACAATAAAATTGCAACATTTCCTATGAAAGGGACGATAGATGCTTCAATAAAAGAAGCTAAAGAGAAGATACTTGCAAACGAAAAAGAGATGGCTGAACATATAATGATAGTTGATCTGCTGCGAAATGATCTCTCGATTGTTGCAAAAGATGTGAAAGTGGAGAAGTTCCGCTATATCGATGAGATTGTTGCAGGGGAGAAAAATCTTTTACAAGTAAGTTCTCATATAAGCGGAATAGTAGAAGAGAACTGGCAAGAGAGGATTGGGGATATTCTAGAAGCCTTGTTACCTGCAGGTAGTATTAGCGGGACACCGAAAAAAAGTACCGTAGAGTTAATTGAAAAAATAGAAAGCTATAACAGAGGTCATTTTACCGGAGTTTTCGGTATGTTTGACGGGAAAAGTTTCGACAGCGGTGTGATGATCCGTTTCATTGAAAAAACAGCGAATGGTTACCTTTATAAAAGTGGAGGGGGGATAACTCTTGATAGTGATGTACACTCAGAGTATCAAGAGATGTTAGATAAAATTTATCTTCCTTAA
- a CDS encoding type IV pilus twitching motility protein PilT, translating into MNKNEVDVSKLTFEQLKKIRVHLKKMIEVGGSDLHIKANSVIRARINGEIKQFSGGILSKEDALTFAKELLKGRFAEFVEKKELDLVYPFDENNRFRVNIFFQMDGVSAVFRVIPVRIPSLEELHLPEIVRMFTKKERGLVLVTGVTGSGKSTTLAALINELNLNKKKHVITIEDPIEFVHKDRGCIINQRSVGQDTISFSNALRAALREDPDIILVGEMRDRETINLALHAADTGHLVFSTLHTLDAKETINRIIAQFPTDEQNRVRISLAGVIQGVISQRLVPAKDGGRRAALEILVRTPLIETLIMENRDVEIRDAIEAGKDHYKSQSFDQGILDLYNEGVITKEAALDYATSASDLELKISGLMSGKISSNNHNAMGETHEITMDDDVFDLKS; encoded by the coding sequence ATGAATAAGAATGAAGTAGATGTAAGCAAACTAACGTTTGAGCAGTTAAAAAAAATACGAGTCCATCTTAAAAAGATGATTGAAGTTGGAGGAAGTGACCTCCACATAAAAGCCAATTCCGTAATACGTGCAAGAATAAACGGTGAGATTAAACAGTTTTCGGGTGGAATCTTATCAAAAGAGGATGCTCTTACATTCGCAAAAGAGTTACTCAAAGGGAGATTCGCGGAGTTTGTCGAGAAGAAAGAGCTTGACCTTGTTTATCCGTTTGATGAGAATAACCGTTTCCGTGTAAATATCTTTTTTCAAATGGATGGAGTTTCTGCAGTATTCAGGGTTATTCCGGTACGTATTCCAAGTTTGGAAGAACTCCACCTACCTGAAATTGTAAGAATGTTTACAAAAAAAGAGCGTGGTCTTGTTCTTGTAACAGGTGTTACAGGTTCGGGTAAGTCAACAACACTTGCTGCACTTATTAATGAACTCAATCTAAATAAGAAAAAACACGTTATTACGATTGAGGATCCGATTGAGTTCGTCCATAAAGATAGAGGGTGTATTATCAATCAACGTTCAGTTGGACAAGATACGATCTCTTTTTCAAATGCACTTCGTGCTGCACTTCGTGAAGACCCCGATATTATTCTTGTTGGGGAGATGAGGGATAGAGAAACTATCAACTTGGCACTTCACGCTGCAGATACGGGACACTTGGTTTTCTCGACACTGCATACACTTGATGCAAAAGAAACTATCAACCGTATTATTGCACAGTTCCCGACTGATGAGCAAAACCGTGTCCGTATATCGCTGGCAGGGGTTATCCAAGGTGTTATTTCTCAACGTCTGGTCCCTGCAAAAGATGGGGGAAGACGTGCAGCATTAGAAATTCTCGTGCGTACGCCACTTATTGAAACATTGATTATGGAAAACAGAGATGTTGAAATCCGCGATGCAATTGAGGCAGGAAAAGATCACTATAAATCGCAAAGTTTCGATCAAGGGATTTTAGACCTTTACAATGAAGGTGTCATTACAAAAGAGGCTGCACTCGATTATGCAACGAGTGCATCTGACCTTGAACTTAAAATTTCAGGACTCATGAGTGGAAAAATCTCGAGCAATAATCACAATGCTATGGGTGAAACGCATGAGATCACTATGGATGATGATGTCTTTGATCTAAAGTCTTAA
- a CDS encoding transaldolase yields the protein MYIEDLKFSLWADFIERDFLDNEFQELIDAKIINGATSNPAIFKNAILNSPAYLSQLEALEDLEPKQKYEAVAIYDIQKAADIMRPLYDKGDDGYVSIEVDPHLCDDTEATIEEGKRLFAAIERPNVMIKVPATDAGYEAMEALTSEGIPVNATLIFKKSQAIECAEAFKKGGEKYGSKVDTVISIFVSRVDRAIDKYLKEHGIEVALSGIYNSADIYNEIEAMQVPGCRTLFASTGVKDDSLPAHYYVEKLLAYNSVNTAPIETIKAYYENGSKEKALPLESKTIQAHFDKIAAIGLDLDTVLTQQIEDGLEAFKDAFQEILEAL from the coding sequence ATGTACATAGAGGATTTGAAATTTTCACTTTGGGCTGACTTTATCGAAAGAGATTTTTTAGATAATGAATTTCAAGAGTTGATCGATGCCAAGATCATTAACGGAGCGACTTCAAATCCTGCTATATTTAAAAATGCCATCCTAAATTCACCTGCATACCTTTCACAACTAGAAGCATTAGAAGATCTAGAACCAAAACAAAAATATGAAGCAGTTGCTATTTACGATATCCAAAAAGCTGCTGATATTATGAGACCACTTTACGATAAAGGTGATGACGGTTATGTAAGTATTGAAGTTGATCCCCATTTATGTGATGATACTGAAGCAACAATTGAAGAGGGAAAAAGACTTTTCGCTGCAATAGAACGTCCAAATGTAATGATTAAAGTTCCTGCTACCGATGCCGGATATGAAGCTATGGAAGCTCTTACATCAGAAGGTATCCCCGTTAATGCAACACTTATTTTTAAAAAATCTCAAGCGATAGAGTGTGCCGAGGCATTTAAAAAAGGTGGTGAGAAATATGGCTCTAAAGTAGATACTGTAATCAGTATTTTTGTTTCTCGTGTTGACAGAGCTATTGATAAATATCTCAAAGAACATGGGATAGAGGTGGCTCTTAGCGGTATCTATAATTCAGCAGATATCTATAATGAGATCGAAGCGATGCAAGTACCGGGATGTCGTACGTTATTTGCAAGTACCGGGGTAAAAGACGACTCTCTTCCAGCACATTATTATGTTGAAAAACTTCTTGCTTATAACAGTGTAAATACTGCACCGATAGAAACAATCAAAGCATACTATGAAAATGGTTCGAAAGAAAAAGCTCTTCCTCTTGAATCAAAAACAATTCAAGCACATTTTGATAAAATAGCTGCTATCGGGTTAGATTTAGATACTGTTTTAACACAGCAGATCGAAGATGGTTTAGAAGCATTTAAAGACGCATTTCAGGAAATATTGGAGGCATTATGA